The genomic segment CTCCATTATTCTTGCTCAAGGTATATGATACGTATAGTTCTGAATCATTATTAATTATTAATCCAACTTCTATACCTCCCATTGGATTATGCTCTATGCTTCCTTCTTCAATTTTATAAGAATGAATTAAACCTTTTTCGGTAAAAGCTTTTGGATCTAAATTTGTTAACCTTTTTTCGAATACTTCTTTCGCTTCATCACTATAAACCACATTCATCATTTCTTCATTAAGCTTCTTCTCATCCATATAAAATTTCACCCCTAATACCAAAATAATGGATACTACAATCCCTAGTATTATTATTAGTTTCTTTTTCAATTCTTCACCTCTGTTGCTAGAATTTTTATTTGTAGGCTCATTTTATCACATTTGCGGAATTTTCACTTTCTTTTTTCAGTCTTTTAGCAGAACGTCATGGATTCCAATATCAGATGCGGTGGAGCCTTTGTATAGGATGGTTAGTTCTTTTACCTTGTTTCTTTCGGCAGATGCGGCGGTGAGTGCTGTGATGATGAAAGATTGTTCGCCTATAGTTTTTTTGTTGATTACTTGTGATACGACGCCTACCGTCTTCTCTTTTTCATTCGCTGTTGGAATATTTACAGCTCCTCAGGCTTCCAATTTATCGTACTCTTTTTGTGCTAGTTTAACTCGCTCGTAGTCAGTATATACTTGACTCATTTACTTCCCCCCACAAGGCCTAGTTTCTCCGTAAGCTCCTTAGATATACTTGCGCCCCCTCCATCTAAATTCCCATCAAACTTCCCTAAAGTATAGGTTACATTTAATTCTGAATCCTTATTTATAATTAATGTGACGTTAACCCCTCCCATTGGGTTTCTCTCTATGCTTTCCTTATCAATGTCATACGATTGAATTACCCCTTCATTCGTGAAAGCTTTTGGATCCAAATTTGCCAACCTTTCTTCGAATACCTCTTTTGCTTCATCACTATAAACTACTTTAATCATTTCTTCATTCAATTTCTTCTCATTCATATAAAATTTCACCCCTAAACCCAAAATAATGGTTACTACAATTCCTAGTATTATTATCAGTTTCTTTTTCAATTCTTCACC from the Listeria seeligeri serovar 1/2b str. SLCC3954 genome contains:
- a CDS encoding DUF1310 family protein codes for the protein MKKKLIIILGIVVSIILVLGVKFYMDEKKLNEEMMNVVYSDEAKEVFEKRLTNLDPKAFTEKGLIHSYKIEEGSIEHNPMGGIEVGLIINNDSELYVSYTLSKNNGELSGGASVVSEKLSKLLGRWEEY
- a CDS encoding DUF1310 family protein — translated: MKKKLIIILGIVVTIILGLGVKFYMNEKKLNEEMIKVVYSDEAKEVFEERLANLDPKAFTNEGVIQSYDIDKESIERNPMGGVNVTLIINKDSELNVTYTLGKFDGNLDGGGASISKELTEKLGLVGGSK